From the Hymenobacter yonginensis genome, one window contains:
- a CDS encoding DegT/DnrJ/EryC1/StrS family aminotransferase: MRSQDYDRIYLSPPHLGRHELNYLHKAIEDNWVAPAGPNLDGFERDICEFTGAAHCVALTSGTAAIHLGLRLLGVGPGDTVLCPSFTFVATANPISYLGATPVFIDSEATTWNLCPQRLREAIEAGLRQGRRPKALIIVHLYGMPCQLREILAIAAEFDIPVLEDAAEALGARYDGQPLGTFGAVGVFSFNGNKILTTSGGGALVTNIKEWDQKARFWATQAKDDAPHYQHSELGYNYRLSNLLAGIGRGQMGLLDDRVKKRREIFSWYQKHLANLPGLSFGPTESTGGRANRWLTCVLLDPTQTTVTPELLRQHLEARNIESRPLWKPLHLQPLFAGVPMFGGEVCADLFTHGLCLPSGSALAEADLQRVAETIRDAYACHHRA, from the coding sequence ATGCGCAGCCAGGATTACGACCGAATTTACCTTTCCCCGCCCCACCTCGGCCGCCACGAGCTGAACTACCTGCACAAGGCCATCGAAGACAACTGGGTGGCCCCGGCCGGCCCCAACCTGGATGGGTTTGAGCGCGACATCTGCGAGTTTACGGGCGCGGCGCACTGCGTGGCCCTCACTTCGGGCACGGCTGCCATTCACTTGGGGCTGCGGCTGCTGGGCGTCGGCCCCGGCGACACGGTGCTGTGCCCGTCGTTCACGTTCGTGGCCACCGCCAACCCCATCAGCTACCTCGGGGCCACGCCGGTATTCATCGACAGCGAAGCCACCACCTGGAACCTGTGCCCGCAGCGGCTGCGTGAGGCCATTGAGGCCGGCCTCCGGCAGGGCCGCCGTCCCAAAGCCCTCATCATCGTGCACCTGTACGGCATGCCATGTCAGCTGCGCGAAATCCTAGCCATAGCCGCCGAATTCGACATTCCGGTGCTGGAAGATGCCGCCGAAGCCTTGGGCGCCCGCTACGACGGCCAGCCGCTGGGCACCTTCGGGGCGGTGGGCGTTTTCTCGTTCAACGGCAACAAGATCCTGACCACCAGCGGCGGCGGCGCCCTCGTCACCAACATCAAAGAATGGGACCAAAAGGCCCGTTTCTGGGCCACGCAGGCCAAAGACGACGCCCCGCACTACCAACACTCCGAGCTGGGCTACAACTACCGCCTCAGCAACCTGCTGGCCGGCATCGGGCGCGGCCAGATGGGGCTGCTGGATGACCGGGTGAAAAAGCGCCGCGAGATATTCAGCTGGTACCAGAAGCACCTGGCCAACCTGCCGGGCCTGTCCTTTGGGCCGACTGAGTCCACCGGGGGCCGCGCTAACCGCTGGCTGACCTGCGTGCTGCTCGACCCCACCCAAACCACCGTCACGCCGGAGCTGCTGCGGCAGCACCTGGAGGCCCGCAACATCGAGAGCCGGCCGCTGTGGAAACCGCTGCACCTGCAGCCGCTTTTTGCCGGCGTGCCCATGTTCGGCGGCGAGGTGTGTGCTGATTTATTTACCCACGGCTTATGCCTGCCTTCGGGCTCGGCCCTTGCCGAAGCCGACCTGCAGCGCGTGGCCGAAACCATCCGCGACGCCTACGCCTGCCACCACCGCGCCTGA
- a CDS encoding acetyltransferase: MPVSSSPASATPLTPLVIFGAGGLGREVLMLVHQINAAAPTWHILGFYDDAPFPAGAALHGLPYLGTAADLNAAPGPLHVTVAVGSSRSRAAVVARLTSPRLSFPTLIHPGVACAPYQRLQLGAGCIISQGCILTCDITLGRHVLLNLGCTIGHDAVLEDGCSLMPHANVGGEAHLGAGVYLGTNATVIHQVRIGAGTILGAGAVAIRDLPAHCTAVGVPAQIIKPHVA; this comes from the coding sequence ATGCCCGTTTCTTCCTCCCCTGCTTCTGCTACGCCGCTGACACCGCTCGTCATTTTTGGCGCGGGCGGGCTGGGGCGCGAAGTACTGATGCTGGTTCACCAGATCAATGCCGCCGCGCCCACCTGGCATATTCTGGGGTTTTATGACGACGCGCCCTTCCCAGCCGGCGCTGCTCTGCACGGCCTCCCCTACCTCGGCACTGCCGCCGACCTGAACGCCGCGCCCGGGCCGCTGCACGTGACCGTGGCGGTAGGCAGCAGCCGTAGCCGCGCCGCCGTGGTGGCCCGCCTCACCTCGCCGCGCCTCTCCTTTCCCACGCTGATTCATCCGGGCGTGGCCTGCGCCCCGTATCAGCGGTTGCAGCTGGGGGCCGGCTGCATCATCAGCCAGGGCTGCATCCTCACCTGCGACATCACGCTGGGCCGCCACGTGCTACTCAACCTGGGCTGCACCATCGGCCACGACGCCGTGCTGGAGGATGGCTGCTCCCTGATGCCGCACGCCAACGTGGGCGGCGAGGCCCATCTGGGCGCGGGCGTCTACCTCGGCACCAACGCCACCGTCATCCACCAGGTGCGGATTGGGGCGGGCACTATCCTGGGCGCGGGCGCCGTAGCCATCCGCGACCTGCCAGCGCACTGCACGGCCGTGGGCGTGCCGGCTCAAATTATCAAACCGCATGTAGCATAA
- a CDS encoding sugar transferase, with translation MSLAATWYRRWGKRTLDVALAGPLLLLALPLLLPVALALVAQNGGPWLFRQARPGRHGQLFTLYKLQTMTSTRDAHGQLLPDAARLPRLGRWVRATSLDELPQLWNVLRGHLSLIGPRPLLPEYLPLYSATQARRHEVRPGITGWAQVNGRNAISWEQKFLYDVWYVDNLSLGLDLRILLRTAGRVLGAQGITAAGQATTEAFQGSSSV, from the coding sequence ATGTCTCTTGCCGCCACCTGGTACCGCCGCTGGGGCAAGCGCACGTTGGACGTAGCGCTGGCCGGGCCGCTGCTGCTGCTGGCGCTGCCGCTGCTGTTGCCTGTGGCACTGGCGCTGGTCGCCCAGAACGGCGGGCCGTGGCTGTTCCGGCAGGCGCGCCCCGGCCGGCACGGGCAGCTCTTCACGCTCTACAAGCTCCAGACCATGACCTCCACCCGCGACGCCCACGGCCAGCTGCTGCCCGATGCCGCGCGCCTGCCGCGCCTGGGCCGCTGGGTGCGCGCCACCAGCCTCGATGAGCTGCCCCAGCTCTGGAACGTGCTGCGCGGCCACCTCAGCCTGATCGGGCCCCGGCCGCTGCTGCCCGAGTACCTGCCGCTATACTCCGCCACGCAGGCCCGCCGCCACGAGGTACGGCCCGGCATCACGGGCTGGGCCCAGGTGAACGGCCGCAACGCCATCAGCTGGGAGCAGAAGTTTCTGTACGACGTCTGGTACGTCGATAACCTCAGCCTGGGCCTCGACCTGCGGATTCTGCTGCGCACGGCCGGGCGCGTGCTGGGTGCCCAGGGCATCACGGCGGCCGGCCAGGCTACCACCGAAGCCTTCCAGGGCTCTTCTTCCGTCTGA